In Persicimonas caeni, a single window of DNA contains:
- the corA gene encoding magnesium/cobalt transporter CorA, with the protein MAEKPSEILAQLLSHMRVPRLMRSRPGAPPGLLADLPEAPPPDVRLLAYNADDHVEQKLETLDELPQYLEKWDVVWLDVEGTGDSRLLEHVGEVFQIPKLALEDVQNPAHRPKLEFFDERMHLILRMAHWREERIELEPVNLFVGPNFVVTFQLADRPTDYFEPIRSRILSGRRQIRTSGADYLAYAIIDRVIDAGLPVLEAVAETYHELEAEVLEPSSRQLITRIHAMNSQLLVLRRAVAPHREILQTLRRHPETVFSEEVIPFLGDCYDHAAHVAELSESYHALGVQILDFHLSISSHRQNEITKVLTIIATIFIPLTFIAGIYGMNFNPQASKWNMPELEWAYGYPFVLVLMFAIGVALVAFFWRKGWIGWGD; encoded by the coding sequence ATGGCCGAGAAACCGTCGGAGATTCTGGCGCAACTCCTGTCGCACATGCGCGTGCCGCGCCTGATGCGCTCGCGGCCCGGGGCACCTCCGGGCCTCTTGGCCGACCTTCCCGAGGCCCCTCCGCCAGACGTTCGGCTGCTCGCCTACAACGCCGACGATCATGTCGAACAGAAGCTCGAGACGCTCGACGAGCTTCCCCAATACCTCGAAAAATGGGACGTCGTTTGGCTCGACGTCGAGGGGACCGGTGACTCACGTCTGCTCGAGCACGTCGGCGAGGTGTTCCAGATCCCCAAGCTCGCCCTCGAAGACGTCCAGAACCCGGCGCACCGGCCCAAGCTCGAGTTCTTCGACGAGCGCATGCATCTGATCTTGCGCATGGCTCATTGGCGTGAAGAGCGCATCGAGCTCGAGCCGGTGAACCTCTTTGTGGGGCCGAATTTCGTCGTCACCTTCCAGCTCGCCGACCGACCCACCGACTACTTCGAGCCGATTCGAAGCCGCATCCTGTCGGGGCGAAGGCAGATTCGAACGAGTGGGGCCGATTACCTGGCTTATGCGATCATCGACCGGGTCATCGATGCGGGTCTGCCCGTGCTCGAGGCGGTCGCCGAGACCTACCACGAACTCGAAGCCGAAGTGCTCGAGCCGTCGTCTCGCCAGTTGATCACGCGCATCCACGCGATGAACAGCCAGCTTCTGGTCCTGCGCCGCGCCGTCGCCCCCCACCGCGAGATCCTCCAGACGCTTCGGCGCCACCCCGAGACGGTCTTCTCCGAGGAAGTCATTCCGTTCTTGGGCGACTGCTACGACCACGCCGCCCACGTCGCGGAACTCTCCGAGAGCTACCACGCGCTGGGCGTGCAGATTCTCGACTTCCACCTGTCGATCTCGAGCCACCGCCAAAACGAGATCACCAAGGTCCTGACGATCATCGCCACGATCTTCATCCCGCTGACCTTCATCGCCGGGATCTACGGCATGAATTTCAATCCCCAGGCGAGCAAGTGGAATATGCCCGAGCTCGAGTGGGCGTACGGGTATCCGTTCGTGCTGGTGTTGATGTTCGCGATCGGGGTGGCGTTGGTGGCGTTCTTTTGGCGCAAGGGTTGGATTGGGTGGGGGGATTGA
- a CDS encoding ParB/RepB/Spo0J family partition protein produces the protein MTDSNDNTPSRQRRRALGRGLGALIPRQQQGGNPREYQYLAVEDIQPAESQPRRDFDEAALRQLSESIEESGVIQPLVVRQVDDGYELIAGERRWRAAQMAGEEQVPAVVKDVTDAEAYAIALVENVQREDLNPMEEAAAYARLLEEFDFTQEELAQQVGKSRSSVANSVRLLTLPQKVCDMVASGDLSAGHARALVGLPSDIALRLATRIVKKGLSVREAEQLAKSMKEQGEAQAKPKKKPTYRDDAQTRQITNQLQHALGTKVKLRDKHGKGKVEIFYEDYEVLQAVLDRLGIE, from the coding sequence ATGACTGATTCGAACGACAATACACCGAGCCGCCAACGACGCCGTGCCCTCGGACGAGGCCTCGGCGCGCTCATCCCGCGCCAGCAGCAGGGGGGCAATCCGCGCGAGTACCAGTATCTGGCCGTCGAGGATATCCAGCCGGCCGAGTCACAGCCGCGGCGTGATTTCGACGAGGCGGCGCTTCGCCAGTTGTCCGAGAGCATCGAGGAGAGCGGGGTTATCCAGCCCCTGGTCGTCCGACAAGTCGACGACGGCTACGAGTTGATCGCCGGCGAGCGCCGCTGGCGGGCGGCGCAGATGGCCGGCGAGGAGCAGGTGCCGGCGGTGGTCAAAGACGTGACCGACGCCGAGGCGTATGCCATCGCGCTCGTCGAGAACGTCCAGCGCGAGGACCTCAACCCGATGGAAGAGGCCGCCGCGTACGCGCGCTTGCTCGAGGAGTTCGACTTCACCCAAGAGGAGCTCGCCCAGCAGGTCGGCAAGTCGCGCTCGTCGGTCGCCAACTCGGTGCGTCTGCTCACGTTGCCGCAGAAGGTCTGCGACATGGTCGCCAGCGGCGATCTTTCGGCCGGCCACGCCCGCGCGCTGGTGGGCCTTCCGTCCGACATCGCGCTTCGGTTGGCTACCCGCATCGTCAAGAAGGGCTTGTCGGTGCGCGAGGCCGAGCAGCTCGCCAAGTCGATGAAAGAGCAGGGCGAGGCGCAGGCGAAGCCCAAGAAGAAGCCGACCTACCGGGACGACGCGCAGACCCGCCAGATCACCAACCAGCTGCAGCACGCGCTGGGCACGAAGGTCAAGCTCCGCGACAAGCACGGCAAAGGGAAGGTCGAGATCTTCTACGAGGATTACGAGGTCTTGCAGGCGGTGCTCGACCGGCTCGGGATCGAGTAG
- a CDS encoding ParA family protein, giving the protein MNKVVAIANQKGGVGKTTTSVNLAACLADEGCRVLLIDMDSQGNATSGLGVDRAQLEMSTYELLMGDVALEELTMPTSMENLDLVPSTTDLAGAEIELVSHNTREYRLRDEIRAAELEYDFIIVDCPPSLGLLTINSLAAANTVLVPIQAEYYALEGVGMLSETVQLVQDFLNPTLTWEGVLLTMYDGRTNLSEQVADEVNRHFGDLVFKTKIPRNVRLSEAPSYGEPIISYDDSSRGAKTYRRLAQEFLNRNHFRPSSGVSARA; this is encoded by the coding sequence GTGAACAAGGTTGTAGCAATTGCCAACCAGAAAGGGGGCGTGGGCAAGACGACGACATCGGTGAATTTGGCGGCGTGTCTGGCGGACGAGGGTTGCCGGGTGCTGCTGATCGACATGGATTCGCAGGGCAACGCGACCAGCGGGTTGGGCGTGGACCGTGCGCAGCTCGAGATGTCGACCTACGAGCTTTTGATGGGCGACGTCGCCCTCGAGGAGCTCACGATGCCGACGAGCATGGAGAATCTGGACCTGGTGCCCAGCACCACCGACTTGGCCGGCGCCGAGATCGAGTTGGTGTCGCACAACACGCGCGAGTACCGCTTGCGCGATGAGATTCGTGCGGCCGAGCTCGAGTACGACTTCATCATCGTCGATTGCCCGCCGAGCCTGGGGCTGTTGACGATCAACTCGCTCGCCGCGGCCAACACGGTGCTCGTGCCCATCCAGGCCGAGTATTACGCGCTCGAGGGCGTGGGCATGCTCAGCGAGACCGTCCAGCTCGTCCAAGATTTTTTGAACCCGACGCTCACCTGGGAGGGCGTGCTCCTGACGATGTATGACGGGCGCACCAACCTGAGCGAGCAGGTCGCCGACGAGGTCAACCGTCACTTTGGGGATCTGGTCTTCAAGACCAAGATCCCGCGGAACGTACGCTTGAGCGAGGCGCCGTCGTACGGCGAGCCGATCATCTCGTACGACGACAGCTCGCGCGGGGCGAAGACCTACCGGCGTTTGGCCCAAGAGTTTCTGAATCGCAACCACTTCCGGCCGTCGAGCGGTGTGTCCGCTCGCGCCTAA
- a CDS encoding tyrosine-type recombinase/integrase, producing MGKAIEPCIYPVKATKRYPAGFRVRKVVVDQWGEQRQITEIIRPIDESSEAKAEALEQARALVKTLERDKRTGRIFRRFDDPVKRDLPNVGYGINWSEYTPEEALALNRELKEEALEYQKDAGSATMREFAEETFLPWYEANTSKSNFQKKRAAWKAVLAYDKATAAGLGHRKLSSLRPSEIDDFVSWLAGRQKKDGSSYYSKSSIKGYFAVVRSLVKQWAADEGKANPADPAKLKTDPAKIKGRNKTEKVAGEGQLAKLEKGIELAISKSQKRYLYCRVILRYLHRVLTGTGMRVSEALFLRTEHVDWDGGTITIEGAAVDGVPGPTKTGKKLGDPAKGVRVIPMSEAVASTLREWLDLREQYDYPSADECPTIFCTIDGGYYTDDQVRDYYKRARKMFNKHTGGDRLEKAITPHDLRHTFNDRLRKAGVPSEVREAILGHADGETNRGYTNPKALEGRDAIEAVTS from the coding sequence ATGGGGAAAGCGATTGAACCCTGCATCTATCCCGTCAAAGCCACCAAGCGCTACCCTGCGGGCTTCCGCGTGCGGAAGGTCGTTGTAGATCAATGGGGAGAGCAACGGCAGATCACCGAGATCATTCGCCCGATCGACGAATCGAGCGAAGCGAAGGCTGAAGCGCTCGAGCAGGCGCGCGCCCTGGTTAAGACGCTCGAGCGCGACAAGAGAACCGGCCGAATCTTTCGACGCTTCGACGATCCTGTGAAGCGAGATCTCCCCAACGTCGGCTACGGAATCAACTGGAGCGAGTACACCCCCGAAGAGGCACTCGCGCTCAACCGCGAGCTCAAGGAAGAAGCGCTCGAGTATCAGAAGGACGCTGGCTCCGCCACAATGCGTGAGTTCGCCGAGGAGACGTTTCTGCCTTGGTACGAGGCCAACACCTCCAAGTCGAACTTCCAGAAGAAGCGCGCGGCTTGGAAGGCTGTTCTCGCGTATGACAAGGCCACCGCCGCCGGTCTCGGCCACCGCAAGTTATCGAGCCTCCGTCCGTCGGAGATCGACGATTTCGTGTCGTGGCTGGCCGGCCGCCAGAAGAAGGACGGCTCGTCGTACTACTCCAAGTCATCAATCAAAGGCTACTTCGCCGTGGTGCGATCACTGGTCAAGCAGTGGGCCGCCGACGAAGGCAAGGCCAACCCAGCTGATCCCGCGAAGCTCAAGACAGACCCTGCCAAGATCAAGGGCCGAAACAAAACCGAGAAGGTCGCTGGCGAGGGGCAACTCGCAAAGCTCGAGAAAGGCATCGAACTCGCGATCAGCAAGTCCCAGAAGCGCTATCTCTACTGCCGCGTCATCCTTCGGTATCTGCACCGGGTTCTGACGGGGACCGGGATGCGCGTGTCCGAGGCCCTTTTCCTCCGAACCGAGCATGTGGATTGGGACGGCGGCACCATCACGATTGAAGGCGCGGCTGTCGATGGGGTCCCCGGCCCAACCAAGACAGGCAAGAAATTAGGCGACCCCGCCAAGGGGGTGCGAGTCATTCCGATGTCTGAGGCCGTGGCCAGCACGCTTCGCGAGTGGCTCGACCTACGAGAGCAGTACGACTACCCCAGCGCAGACGAGTGCCCCACTATCTTTTGCACGATCGACGGCGGCTACTATACTGACGACCAGGTGCGTGACTACTACAAGCGCGCTCGCAAGATGTTCAACAAGCACACCGGCGGCGACCGACTTGAGAAGGCCATCACGCCCCATGACCTGCGTCACACGTTCAACGACCGCCTGAGAAAAGCTGGCGTGCCATCTGAGGTAAGGGAGGCCATCCTTGGCCACGCCGATGGCGAGACTAACCGCGGATATACAAATCCCAAGGCGCTCGAAGGCCGTGATGCCATTGAAGCCGTCACGAGTTAA
- a CDS encoding KH domain-containing protein yields MTTTDERIERHLDKLDRHVDRQDRFDQLRLQASREFDEVLFALFNRHDRTNKEALRPDQLAAETIRASIELWVRSLVSKPDAIDVALVSTSDTHLIEITCHPDDAPKLVGKGGRVIEALKALAGALAGKHSVRCRVELLV; encoded by the coding sequence ATGACGACGACCGACGAACGAATCGAACGCCACCTCGACAAACTGGACCGCCACGTTGACCGGCAGGACCGCTTTGACCAACTCCGGCTTCAAGCCAGCCGAGAATTCGACGAGGTGCTCTTCGCTCTCTTCAACAGGCATGATCGCACAAACAAAGAGGCGCTGCGGCCCGACCAGCTTGCCGCTGAGACGATTCGCGCCTCGATCGAGCTATGGGTGCGGAGTCTCGTCTCGAAGCCCGACGCCATCGACGTCGCGCTCGTATCGACATCGGACACTCACCTCATCGAGATCACATGTCACCCGGATGACGCTCCGAAACTGGTGGGGAAGGGCGGACGAGTCATTGAGGCGCTCAAGGCTCTCGCCGGCGCGTTGGCCGGTAAGCACTCGGTTCGTTGTCGCGTCGAACTACTGGTCTGA
- a CDS encoding HNH endonuclease — MNDLSRSTLPKTLAAKLQPGEQVRHVPGFEGIYYITSEGRLWSTHRSQWVGTGTDGHGYPQVTLRHDGRKARARVHEIVMEAFVGPRPDDQIVLHANDNPADNRLENLEYGTRGDNLRDAYRNRRRGKLTQSVVSTMRCLRRARGYSVNQLARAAGVDSSTMSRALRGKTWGGE, encoded by the coding sequence ATGAATGATCTTTCCAGAAGCACTCTCCCTAAGACTCTCGCCGCCAAGCTCCAGCCGGGCGAACAGGTGCGTCACGTGCCTGGATTCGAGGGGATCTACTACATCACTTCGGAGGGCCGCTTGTGGTCGACCCACCGCAGTCAATGGGTCGGAACGGGGACCGACGGGCACGGCTATCCGCAGGTAACCCTTCGCCATGATGGCCGAAAAGCGCGCGCGAGAGTGCACGAAATCGTCATGGAAGCATTCGTAGGGCCGCGGCCAGACGATCAAATCGTTCTGCACGCGAACGACAACCCCGCCGACAACCGACTCGAGAACCTTGAGTACGGTACTCGTGGTGACAACTTGCGGGATGCCTACAGGAATCGCAGGCGCGGCAAGCTCACACAGAGCGTCGTAAGCACGATGCGCTGCCTCCGGCGCGCGAGGGGCTACTCGGTAAACCAACTCGCACGCGCGGCCGGCGTGGACAGCTCGACCATGAGTCGGGCGTTGCGTGGCAAGACGTGGGGGGGAGAATGA
- a CDS encoding SPFH domain-containing protein produces MSDHPSSSRTGYLFNLDFGAPQGVDTKQGPREVYYAPPNTLFWSAWSSQKLTMEAAGFRVFKDDDGDWRVAFWPHLSAQDALQRASSLSSVLIERREQEARRLDRILAEETGPRALKRRSEHRAGVDLEVIEGGRHDS; encoded by the coding sequence ATGTCTGACCACCCATCGAGTAGCCGTACCGGCTACCTGTTCAATCTCGACTTCGGCGCGCCCCAAGGCGTGGACACCAAGCAGGGTCCGCGCGAGGTGTACTACGCGCCCCCCAACACGCTTTTTTGGTCGGCCTGGAGCAGTCAAAAGCTCACCATGGAAGCGGCCGGCTTCCGGGTCTTCAAGGATGACGACGGCGACTGGCGCGTCGCCTTCTGGCCGCACCTGTCCGCGCAAGACGCACTGCAGAGGGCATCATCCCTGTCGAGCGTCCTCATCGAGCGGCGCGAGCAAGAGGCTCGTCGCCTCGATCGCATCCTCGCCGAGGAGACGGGGCCGCGTGCCCTCAAGCGTCGGTCGGAGCACCGAGCCGGCGTCGACCTCGAAGTCATCGAAGGGGGGCGCCATGACTCGTAA
- a CDS encoding helix-turn-helix domain-containing protein — MAEDVGIKGRKLVADNVRRLRKEKGLSQQELAERADMHRTHLVKFENYHVSPSIDVLFRLAHALGVQPAALLSKDD, encoded by the coding sequence ATGGCCGAAGATGTAGGCATAAAGGGGCGGAAGCTAGTCGCGGACAACGTCCGTCGGTTACGGAAGGAGAAGGGCCTGTCTCAGCAGGAGCTCGCCGAGCGCGCAGACATGCACCGCACCCACCTGGTGAAATTCGAGAACTACCACGTGAGCCCGTCGATCGACGTGCTGTTTCGGTTGGCCCACGCTCTTGGAGTACAGCCAGCTGCCTTACTCTCGAAAGACGACTGA
- a CDS encoding Panacea domain-containing protein, which yields MASVHDVAACILEEAGELTTMKLQKLVYYCQAWSLVWDGKPIFDADIEAWINGPVVRELYNWHAGQFTVDSWQEGDCTNLTDEERKTVTAVIKFYGDKSGQWLSQLTHQELPWKEARKGLDPTERGKKPISLETMQQYYASL from the coding sequence ATGGCTAGCGTACACGATGTCGCTGCATGCATTTTAGAAGAAGCGGGGGAGCTCACGACGATGAAGCTCCAAAAGCTCGTCTATTACTGCCAAGCATGGTCGCTGGTATGGGACGGAAAGCCAATTTTCGACGCTGATATTGAGGCGTGGATTAACGGGCCTGTCGTGCGTGAGCTTTATAACTGGCACGCTGGCCAATTTACCGTAGATTCGTGGCAAGAAGGAGACTGTACCAACCTCACGGATGAGGAAAGAAAGACAGTGACCGCTGTTATCAAGTTTTATGGCGATAAATCCGGTCAATGGCTCAGTCAACTCACTCATCAAGAGTTGCCGTGGAAAGAGGCACGCAAGGGACTCGATCCTACTGAGCGCGGCAAGAAGCCCATCTCTCTTGAGACGATGCAACAGTACTACGCTTCTCTGTGA
- a CDS encoding metallophosphoesterase family protein, which yields MKLIHLSDLHVSTRDDPEYRNLQHIVDHITRHHQDAAIVITGDFVNSAKASEFEVVREALAPLAEHCRLVMTMPGNHDYKLWGNVESDGGPERFFEFREKLTKARAGYPYVMEINGVQLIALDSCMAANDTVDLARGKIGYAQRMQVADYLEMGSPHTRVVMLHHHPFYRDLGLELVDADELLATLAGRCDLLLFGHRHVSAVWSEVFGVGWIVAAGKSTRADASHLHCRVFELEAGIVNYRGNRIALDGSSV from the coding sequence ATGAAGCTGATCCATCTCTCCGACCTCCACGTCTCCACCCGCGACGATCCCGAGTACCGCAACCTTCAGCACATCGTCGACCACATCACGCGGCACCACCAGGACGCCGCGATAGTGATCACTGGCGACTTCGTGAACAGCGCCAAGGCGTCGGAATTTGAGGTTGTCAGGGAAGCGCTGGCGCCGCTCGCAGAGCACTGCCGTCTCGTGATGACGATGCCGGGCAACCACGACTACAAGCTATGGGGGAACGTCGAGTCAGACGGCGGGCCGGAGCGATTCTTCGAGTTTCGCGAGAAGCTGACGAAGGCGAGGGCGGGCTATCCCTACGTGATGGAGATCAACGGTGTGCAATTGATTGCGCTCGACTCGTGCATGGCCGCCAACGATACCGTTGACTTGGCCCGCGGAAAGATAGGGTACGCGCAGCGAATGCAGGTCGCCGACTATCTCGAGATGGGTTCGCCGCACACCCGCGTGGTGATGTTGCACCACCATCCGTTCTACCGAGATCTGGGGCTCGAACTCGTCGACGCGGACGAGCTGCTGGCCACGCTGGCGGGTCGGTGCGACTTGCTTCTGTTCGGACACCGTCACGTTTCGGCGGTTTGGAGCGAAGTGTTCGGAGTTGGTTGGATTGTGGCCGCCGGTAAGAGTACCAGGGCAGACGCCAGCCATCTCCATTGTCGTGTATTTGAGCTCGAAGCTGGCATCGTTAACTACCGGGGCAATCGGATCGCTCTGGATGGCTCCAGCGTCTGA